A genomic segment from Myxocyprinus asiaticus isolate MX2 ecotype Aquarium Trade chromosome 36, UBuf_Myxa_2, whole genome shotgun sequence encodes:
- the LOC127427003 gene encoding proteasome activator complex subunit 3-like, translating to MSSLLKVDNEIKTKVDAFRERITAEAEDLVANFFPKKLLELDQFLKDPTINIRELKEIHSEINLTVPDPILLTDIHDGLEGQNAKKRKLEDGAGEDKVGGTKVFVMPGGMMKSNGKLVDLIEKVKPEIRTLIEKCNTVKMWVQLLIPRIEDGNNFGVSIQEETVAELRTVEGEAASYLDQISRYYITRAKLVSKIAKYPHVEDYRRTVTEIDEKEYISLKIIVSELRNQYVTLHDMILKNIEKIKRPRSSNTDALY from the exons ATGTCTTCGCTTCTTAAAGTGGACAATGAGATCAAAACAAAG GTTGATGCTTTCAGGGAACGAATTACTGCAGAG GCTGAAGACCTTGTGGCAAACTTTTTCCCCAAAAAGTTGTTAGAGCTGGATCAGTTTTTGAAG GATCCCACAATTAATATCCGTGAGCTGAAAGAAATTCATTCAGAGATCAACTTAACGGTGCCAGACCCAATTCTTCTTACAGACATCCACGACGGGCTTGAGGGG CAAAATGCTAAAAAGAGGAAACTTGAAGATGGTGCAGGAGAAGACAAAG TTGGCGGGACCAAGGTCTTTGTCATGCCAGGTGGAATGATGAAAAGCAATGGCAAGCTGGTAGACCTAATTGAAAAAGTGAAACCTGAAATCAGAACTCTCATAGAAAAGTGCAACACA GTCAAGATGTGGGTTCAGTTGTTAATCCCAAGAATAGAAGATGGCAACAATTTTGGTGTCTCAATTCAG GAAGAGACCGTTGCTGAACTCAGAACAGTGGAAGGGGAAGCAGCATCTTACTTGGACCAGATATCCAG ATACTACATCACGAGGGCAAAGCTGGTTTCCAAAATAGCAAAATACCCTCATGTT GAGGATTATCGTCGCACAGTGACAGAAATTGACGAAAAAGAATACATCAGTCTCAAGATTATAGTGTCAGAACTCAGAAATCAATAT GTAACATTACATGACATGATCCTGAAGAACATTGAGAAGATAAAGAGGCCGAGGAGCAGCAATACCGATGCTCTGTACTGA
- the LOC127426985 gene encoding next to BRCA1 gene 1 protein-like isoform X3, with protein sequence MNLPVTVKVNFRGNVKKFPVLDTNKAQWETVEAWIKTTFGLCHFQVKYFDEDNEEVCINIQDEYTEALKSAFKQANQLHMNVYKMKGQAEGGAVKAELKDLKIDPRPAPPYRARVKMADKETQVTPERDSQVVAKENKGMKTEEEAVPTWFKSYMDRFKDQVVREVVDRMCSEFSGQCCTHRASDPPAEEPSTSGTQKPASSTAQRASSSTPNCSSCKGPATGGGYQCSVCPSCILCEPCSHKHDPSHNLKRTRTPLSVPERGVTPEPRFLRRGDRTVRKAERQRLKAERRQLKAEVKEIKKKLRLEKRGLLWSGASNGTGSSGLAPAPALSLGPGPAPAPALCPDPQTSSPEGPKVSCSTLVPTMTALFLDENLPDGTCLEPGTKFIKYWKMRNTGNISWTSDTKLKFMWGNLTLGSREQKEVAVPFLQPGQVGVVSVAFVAPLLEGTYTSHWRLAHCGVQFGPRVWCSIVVVPSSGKKLNSQSSKTLSTDLCLMGKEGIFWSDTRDCNAQVSTSSRREYYIPSVDLLTAQDLLSFELLDKNVVEELVKVQANTPADMTHCISPPPHHGSLFGKHGRGLNKVKAGYSSGKKTQVLQPQRQNEPLDILANEEGDEDISGTQFVCETVIRSLTLEEEPERKPKRRVRPKLSRLDVHDPARFQERSLQAKNNRPLPITNRPEDPAPLPKPVITEEPVMPVFLEALIGSNENLYTDPAVQEENEEEVENKGHEKEEEAGEWDEVSSQVSSASSEDYIVILPDCFDTSRPLGESMYSSAMSQPAVPLTNEPEAPQILSTAEGEVEEPTSVSALQSSLNRMLCTSQILDTPPLIPEMVPPPITLSPPPSLQTHRSVRPHDLELGPEASEENISCQPEDDSSGCRSAHLQAPVSAFETCSSQDLSVHHGGLTEGLVKGALSVAASAYKALFTGQSTAAKPAVDPACDDASMMAVLQEMGFSNQLLNQRLLRKHHYNLLDVVNELVQLTDSEWHISRH encoded by the exons ATGAACCTCCCCGTCACTGTCAAAGTGAACTTCAGGGGCAACGTGAAGAAATTTCCCGTCTTGGACACGAACAAAGCACAGTGGGAGACTGTGGAGGCCTGG ATTAAAACTACCTTCGGGTTGTGTCATTTTCAAGTGAAATATTTTGACGAGGACAACGAGGAG GTGTGCATAAATATTCAAg ATGAATACACAGAAGCTCTGAAG AGTGCATTTAAGCAAGCCAATCAGCTACACATGAATGTCTATAAGATGAAGGGCCAGGCAGAAGGTGGTGCAGTGAAGGCAGAGCTGAAGGATCTAAAGATAGATCCTAGACCAGCTCCTCCGTATCGAGCAAGAGTCAAGATGGCAGACAAGGAGACCCAGGTGACTCCCGAGCGGGACTCG CAGGTTGTGGCCAAGGAAAACAAAGGGATGAAAACAGAAGAGGAAGCAGTGCCAACATGGTTCAAATCCTACATGGACAGG TTCAAAGACCAAGTGGTTCGGGAGGTGGTGGACAGAATGTGTAGTGAGTTTTCCGGCCAGTGTTGCACACACAGGGCCTCAGATCCTCCAGCAGAGGAGCCAAGCACCTCTGGCACTCAGAAACCTGCTAGCTCTACTGCACAAAGGGCCTCTAGCTCAACTCCAAATTGCAGTAGCTGTAAAGGACCAGCCACTGGGGGAGGATATCAGTGCAG TGTTTGTCCATCTTGCATCTTATGTGAGCCGTGTAGTCATAAACATGATCCCAGCCATAACTTAAAGAGAACAAGGACTCCTTTGTCGGTTCCTGAACGTGGAGTTACTCCAGAACCCAG GTTTCTGAGACGGGGTGACAGGACAGTGCGAAAGGCAGAGAGACAGCGGCTGAAGGCTGAGAGGAGGCAGTTGAAGGCAGAGGTGAAGGAGATCAAGAAGAAGCTGAGGTTGGAGAAGCGAGGTCTGCTGTGGAGTGGAGCCTCCAATGGGACCGGCAGCTCAGGCCTTGCCCCCGCTCCTGCCCTGTCTCTAGGCCCAGGACCAGCCCCAGCTCCGGCCCTGTGCCCAGACCCTCAAACTTCCAGTCCAGA GGGTCCCAAGGTCTCCTGCTCCACCTTGGTGCCCACAATGACTGCCTTGTTTCTGGATGAGAATCTACCAGATGGCACTTGTTTGGAGCCGGGCACCAAGTTCATCAAGTACTGGAAGATGAGGAACACTGGCAACATCAGCTGGACTTCTGATACCAAG TTGAAGTTTATGTGGGGAAACCTGACCCTGGGATCACGGGAGCAAAAAGAGGTTGCAGTTCCCTTTCTGCAACCGGGTCAGGTTGGTGTGGTGAGTGTGGCGTTTGTGGCACCCCTGCTGGAGGGCACCTACACTTCTCATTGGCGCCTGGCACACTGTGGGGTGCAGTTTGGGCCCAGAGTGTGGTGTAGCATTGTAGTCGTGCCAAGCTCAGGGAAGAAACTCAACTCCCAATCCAGcaaaacactg AGTACTGATCTCTGTCTAATGGGGAAAGAGGGGATATTCTGGTCAGACACCAGGGACTGTAATGCTCAAGTGTCTACCAGCTCCAGGAGAGAATACTACATCCCCTCTGTGGACTTACTAACAGCACAG GATCTGTTGTCATTTGAGTTGTTGGATAAAAACGTTGTGGAAGAATTGGTGAAAGTACAAGCCAACACTCCAGCTG ATATGACCCACTGTATTTCTCCACCTCCTCATCATGGATCCTTGTTTGGAAAGCATGGAAGGGGACTAAACAAAGTCAAGGCTGGATATTCAAGCGGGAAAAAAACTCAAG TGTTGCAGCCTCAGAGACAGAATGAGCCCCTGGACATTCTAGCCAATGAGGAAGGAGATGAAGACATCAGCGGGACGCAGTTTGTATGCGAGACTGTGATCCGTTCTCTCACTCTGGAGGAGGAACCAGAACGCAAGCCTAAACGCAGGGTTCGGCCCAAACTCAGCAGGCTTGATG TTCACGACCCTGCACGCTTTCAAGAGAGATCTTTACAGGCAAAGAATAACAGACCTTTGCCAATCACTAACAGGCCTGAGGATCCAGCCCCTCTGCCAAAACCAGTCATAACAGAGGAACCAGTCATGCCAG TCTTTTTGGAGGCACTGATTGGCTCAAATGAAAACCTCTACACCGACCCAGCTGTGCAGGAGGAGAATGAAGAGGAAGTGGAGAATAAGGGACATGAAAAAGAGGAAGAGGCAGGAGAGTGGGATGAGGTGAGCAGCCAGGTGTCCTCTGCCTCATCAGAGGACTACATTGTCATCCTGCCTGACTGCTTCGATACTTCCAGGCCCCTGGGAGAATCGATGTATAGCTCAGCAATGTCCCAGCCTGCAGTCCCTCTCACCAACGAGCCAGAGGCACCGCAGATCCTGAGCACTGCTGAAGGAGAGGTCGAGGAACCCACCTCTGTTTCAGCTCTTCAAAGCAGCCTGAACAGGATGCTCTGCACCTCACAGATACTGGATACTCCCCCTCTAATTCCAGAGATGGTTCCTCCACCCATAACTTTGTCACCTCCCCCATCTCTTCAAAcccacag ATCAGTGAGACCTCATGATCTTGAGTTAGGACCAGAGGCCTCTGAGGAGAACATATCATGCCAACCTGAGGATGACTCAAGTG GGTGCAGATCAGCTCATTTACAGGCCCCTGTTAGTGCCTTTGAGACCTGCAGCTCTCAGGATCTCAG TGTGCATCATGGTGGTCTGACAGAGGGGCTGGTGAAGGGAGCACTCTCTGTGGCTGCCTCTGCTTATAAAGCACTCTTCACAGGCCAAAGCACAGCTGCAAag CCTGCTGTTGACCCAGCCTGTGATGATGCCTCCATGATGGCTGTTTTGCAGGAGATGGGTTTTAGTAACCAGTTGCTTAATCAGAGGTTGTTAAGGAAGCATCATTACAATTTGCTTGATGTGGTCAATGAGCTAGTGCAGTTGACTGACAGTGAATGgcacatctcaagacattag
- the LOC127426985 gene encoding next to BRCA1 gene 1 protein-like isoform X1 yields MNLPVTVKVNFRGNVKKFPVLDTNKAQWETVEAWIKTTFGLCHFQVKYFDEDNEEVCINIQDEYTEALKSAFKQANQLHMNVYKMKGQAEGGAVKAELKDLKIDPRPAPPYRARVKMADKETQVTPERDSQVVAKENKGMKTEEEAVPTWFKSYMDRFKDQVVREVVDRMCSEFSGQCCTHRASDPPAEEPSTSGTQKPASSTAQRASSSTPNCSSCKGPATGGGYQCSVCPSCILCEPCSHKHDPSHNLKRTRTPLSVPERGVTPEPRFLRRGDRTVRKAERQRLKAERRQLKAEVKEIKKKLRLEKRGLLWSGASNGTGSSGLAPAPALSLGPGPAPAPALCPDPQTSSPEGPKVSCSTLVPTMTALFLDENLPDGTCLEPGTKFIKYWKMRNTGNISWTSDTKLKFMWGNLTLGSREQKEVAVPFLQPGQVGVVSVAFVAPLLEGTYTSHWRLAHCGVQFGPRVWCSIVVVPSSGKKLNSQSSKTLSTDLCLMGKEGIFWSDTRDCNAQVSTSSRREYYIPSVDLLTAQDLLSFELLDKNVVEELVKVQANTPADMTHCISPPPHHGSLFGKHGRGLNKVKAGYSSGKKTQVLQPQRQNEPLDILANEEGDEDISGTQFVCETVIRSLTLEEEPERKPKRRVRPKLSRLDVHDPARFQERSLQAKNNRPLPITNRPEDPAPLPKPVITEEPVMPVFLEALIGSNENLYTDPAVQEENEEEVENKGHEKEEEAGEWDEVSSQVSSASSEDYIVILPDCFDTSRPLGESMYSSAMSQPAVPLTNEPEAPQILSTAEGEVEEPTSVSALQSSLNRMLCTSQILDTPPLIPEMVPPPITLSPPPSLQTHRSVRPHDLELGPEASEENISCQPEDDSSGCRSAHLQAPVSAFETCSSQDLSVHHGGLTEGLVKGALSVAASAYKALFTGQSTAAKQPAVDPACDDASMMAVLQEMGFSNQLLNQRLLRKHHYNLLDVVNELVQLTDSEWHISRH; encoded by the exons ATGAACCTCCCCGTCACTGTCAAAGTGAACTTCAGGGGCAACGTGAAGAAATTTCCCGTCTTGGACACGAACAAAGCACAGTGGGAGACTGTGGAGGCCTGG ATTAAAACTACCTTCGGGTTGTGTCATTTTCAAGTGAAATATTTTGACGAGGACAACGAGGAG GTGTGCATAAATATTCAAg ATGAATACACAGAAGCTCTGAAG AGTGCATTTAAGCAAGCCAATCAGCTACACATGAATGTCTATAAGATGAAGGGCCAGGCAGAAGGTGGTGCAGTGAAGGCAGAGCTGAAGGATCTAAAGATAGATCCTAGACCAGCTCCTCCGTATCGAGCAAGAGTCAAGATGGCAGACAAGGAGACCCAGGTGACTCCCGAGCGGGACTCG CAGGTTGTGGCCAAGGAAAACAAAGGGATGAAAACAGAAGAGGAAGCAGTGCCAACATGGTTCAAATCCTACATGGACAGG TTCAAAGACCAAGTGGTTCGGGAGGTGGTGGACAGAATGTGTAGTGAGTTTTCCGGCCAGTGTTGCACACACAGGGCCTCAGATCCTCCAGCAGAGGAGCCAAGCACCTCTGGCACTCAGAAACCTGCTAGCTCTACTGCACAAAGGGCCTCTAGCTCAACTCCAAATTGCAGTAGCTGTAAAGGACCAGCCACTGGGGGAGGATATCAGTGCAG TGTTTGTCCATCTTGCATCTTATGTGAGCCGTGTAGTCATAAACATGATCCCAGCCATAACTTAAAGAGAACAAGGACTCCTTTGTCGGTTCCTGAACGTGGAGTTACTCCAGAACCCAG GTTTCTGAGACGGGGTGACAGGACAGTGCGAAAGGCAGAGAGACAGCGGCTGAAGGCTGAGAGGAGGCAGTTGAAGGCAGAGGTGAAGGAGATCAAGAAGAAGCTGAGGTTGGAGAAGCGAGGTCTGCTGTGGAGTGGAGCCTCCAATGGGACCGGCAGCTCAGGCCTTGCCCCCGCTCCTGCCCTGTCTCTAGGCCCAGGACCAGCCCCAGCTCCGGCCCTGTGCCCAGACCCTCAAACTTCCAGTCCAGA GGGTCCCAAGGTCTCCTGCTCCACCTTGGTGCCCACAATGACTGCCTTGTTTCTGGATGAGAATCTACCAGATGGCACTTGTTTGGAGCCGGGCACCAAGTTCATCAAGTACTGGAAGATGAGGAACACTGGCAACATCAGCTGGACTTCTGATACCAAG TTGAAGTTTATGTGGGGAAACCTGACCCTGGGATCACGGGAGCAAAAAGAGGTTGCAGTTCCCTTTCTGCAACCGGGTCAGGTTGGTGTGGTGAGTGTGGCGTTTGTGGCACCCCTGCTGGAGGGCACCTACACTTCTCATTGGCGCCTGGCACACTGTGGGGTGCAGTTTGGGCCCAGAGTGTGGTGTAGCATTGTAGTCGTGCCAAGCTCAGGGAAGAAACTCAACTCCCAATCCAGcaaaacactg AGTACTGATCTCTGTCTAATGGGGAAAGAGGGGATATTCTGGTCAGACACCAGGGACTGTAATGCTCAAGTGTCTACCAGCTCCAGGAGAGAATACTACATCCCCTCTGTGGACTTACTAACAGCACAG GATCTGTTGTCATTTGAGTTGTTGGATAAAAACGTTGTGGAAGAATTGGTGAAAGTACAAGCCAACACTCCAGCTG ATATGACCCACTGTATTTCTCCACCTCCTCATCATGGATCCTTGTTTGGAAAGCATGGAAGGGGACTAAACAAAGTCAAGGCTGGATATTCAAGCGGGAAAAAAACTCAAG TGTTGCAGCCTCAGAGACAGAATGAGCCCCTGGACATTCTAGCCAATGAGGAAGGAGATGAAGACATCAGCGGGACGCAGTTTGTATGCGAGACTGTGATCCGTTCTCTCACTCTGGAGGAGGAACCAGAACGCAAGCCTAAACGCAGGGTTCGGCCCAAACTCAGCAGGCTTGATG TTCACGACCCTGCACGCTTTCAAGAGAGATCTTTACAGGCAAAGAATAACAGACCTTTGCCAATCACTAACAGGCCTGAGGATCCAGCCCCTCTGCCAAAACCAGTCATAACAGAGGAACCAGTCATGCCAG TCTTTTTGGAGGCACTGATTGGCTCAAATGAAAACCTCTACACCGACCCAGCTGTGCAGGAGGAGAATGAAGAGGAAGTGGAGAATAAGGGACATGAAAAAGAGGAAGAGGCAGGAGAGTGGGATGAGGTGAGCAGCCAGGTGTCCTCTGCCTCATCAGAGGACTACATTGTCATCCTGCCTGACTGCTTCGATACTTCCAGGCCCCTGGGAGAATCGATGTATAGCTCAGCAATGTCCCAGCCTGCAGTCCCTCTCACCAACGAGCCAGAGGCACCGCAGATCCTGAGCACTGCTGAAGGAGAGGTCGAGGAACCCACCTCTGTTTCAGCTCTTCAAAGCAGCCTGAACAGGATGCTCTGCACCTCACAGATACTGGATACTCCCCCTCTAATTCCAGAGATGGTTCCTCCACCCATAACTTTGTCACCTCCCCCATCTCTTCAAAcccacag ATCAGTGAGACCTCATGATCTTGAGTTAGGACCAGAGGCCTCTGAGGAGAACATATCATGCCAACCTGAGGATGACTCAAGTG GGTGCAGATCAGCTCATTTACAGGCCCCTGTTAGTGCCTTTGAGACCTGCAGCTCTCAGGATCTCAG TGTGCATCATGGTGGTCTGACAGAGGGGCTGGTGAAGGGAGCACTCTCTGTGGCTGCCTCTGCTTATAAAGCACTCTTCACAGGCCAAAGCACAGCTGCAAag CAGCCTGCTGTTGACCCAGCCTGTGATGATGCCTCCATGATGGCTGTTTTGCAGGAGATGGGTTTTAGTAACCAGTTGCTTAATCAGAGGTTGTTAAGGAAGCATCATTACAATTTGCTTGATGTGGTCAATGAGCTAGTGCAGTTGACTGACAGTGAATGgcacatctcaagacattag
- the LOC127426985 gene encoding next to BRCA1 gene 1 protein-like isoform X2, with protein MNLPVTVKVNFRGNVKKFPVLDTNKAQWETVEAWIKTTFGLCHFQVKYFDEDNEEVCINIQDEYTEALKSAFKQANQLHMNVYKMKGQAEGGAVKAELKDLKIDPRPAPPYRARVKMADKETQVTPERDSVVAKENKGMKTEEEAVPTWFKSYMDRFKDQVVREVVDRMCSEFSGQCCTHRASDPPAEEPSTSGTQKPASSTAQRASSSTPNCSSCKGPATGGGYQCSVCPSCILCEPCSHKHDPSHNLKRTRTPLSVPERGVTPEPRFLRRGDRTVRKAERQRLKAERRQLKAEVKEIKKKLRLEKRGLLWSGASNGTGSSGLAPAPALSLGPGPAPAPALCPDPQTSSPEGPKVSCSTLVPTMTALFLDENLPDGTCLEPGTKFIKYWKMRNTGNISWTSDTKLKFMWGNLTLGSREQKEVAVPFLQPGQVGVVSVAFVAPLLEGTYTSHWRLAHCGVQFGPRVWCSIVVVPSSGKKLNSQSSKTLSTDLCLMGKEGIFWSDTRDCNAQVSTSSRREYYIPSVDLLTAQDLLSFELLDKNVVEELVKVQANTPADMTHCISPPPHHGSLFGKHGRGLNKVKAGYSSGKKTQVLQPQRQNEPLDILANEEGDEDISGTQFVCETVIRSLTLEEEPERKPKRRVRPKLSRLDVHDPARFQERSLQAKNNRPLPITNRPEDPAPLPKPVITEEPVMPVFLEALIGSNENLYTDPAVQEENEEEVENKGHEKEEEAGEWDEVSSQVSSASSEDYIVILPDCFDTSRPLGESMYSSAMSQPAVPLTNEPEAPQILSTAEGEVEEPTSVSALQSSLNRMLCTSQILDTPPLIPEMVPPPITLSPPPSLQTHRSVRPHDLELGPEASEENISCQPEDDSSGCRSAHLQAPVSAFETCSSQDLSVHHGGLTEGLVKGALSVAASAYKALFTGQSTAAKQPAVDPACDDASMMAVLQEMGFSNQLLNQRLLRKHHYNLLDVVNELVQLTDSEWHISRH; from the exons ATGAACCTCCCCGTCACTGTCAAAGTGAACTTCAGGGGCAACGTGAAGAAATTTCCCGTCTTGGACACGAACAAAGCACAGTGGGAGACTGTGGAGGCCTGG ATTAAAACTACCTTCGGGTTGTGTCATTTTCAAGTGAAATATTTTGACGAGGACAACGAGGAG GTGTGCATAAATATTCAAg ATGAATACACAGAAGCTCTGAAG AGTGCATTTAAGCAAGCCAATCAGCTACACATGAATGTCTATAAGATGAAGGGCCAGGCAGAAGGTGGTGCAGTGAAGGCAGAGCTGAAGGATCTAAAGATAGATCCTAGACCAGCTCCTCCGTATCGAGCAAGAGTCAAGATGGCAGACAAGGAGACCCAGGTGACTCCCGAGCGGGACTCG GTTGTGGCCAAGGAAAACAAAGGGATGAAAACAGAAGAGGAAGCAGTGCCAACATGGTTCAAATCCTACATGGACAGG TTCAAAGACCAAGTGGTTCGGGAGGTGGTGGACAGAATGTGTAGTGAGTTTTCCGGCCAGTGTTGCACACACAGGGCCTCAGATCCTCCAGCAGAGGAGCCAAGCACCTCTGGCACTCAGAAACCTGCTAGCTCTACTGCACAAAGGGCCTCTAGCTCAACTCCAAATTGCAGTAGCTGTAAAGGACCAGCCACTGGGGGAGGATATCAGTGCAG TGTTTGTCCATCTTGCATCTTATGTGAGCCGTGTAGTCATAAACATGATCCCAGCCATAACTTAAAGAGAACAAGGACTCCTTTGTCGGTTCCTGAACGTGGAGTTACTCCAGAACCCAG GTTTCTGAGACGGGGTGACAGGACAGTGCGAAAGGCAGAGAGACAGCGGCTGAAGGCTGAGAGGAGGCAGTTGAAGGCAGAGGTGAAGGAGATCAAGAAGAAGCTGAGGTTGGAGAAGCGAGGTCTGCTGTGGAGTGGAGCCTCCAATGGGACCGGCAGCTCAGGCCTTGCCCCCGCTCCTGCCCTGTCTCTAGGCCCAGGACCAGCCCCAGCTCCGGCCCTGTGCCCAGACCCTCAAACTTCCAGTCCAGA GGGTCCCAAGGTCTCCTGCTCCACCTTGGTGCCCACAATGACTGCCTTGTTTCTGGATGAGAATCTACCAGATGGCACTTGTTTGGAGCCGGGCACCAAGTTCATCAAGTACTGGAAGATGAGGAACACTGGCAACATCAGCTGGACTTCTGATACCAAG TTGAAGTTTATGTGGGGAAACCTGACCCTGGGATCACGGGAGCAAAAAGAGGTTGCAGTTCCCTTTCTGCAACCGGGTCAGGTTGGTGTGGTGAGTGTGGCGTTTGTGGCACCCCTGCTGGAGGGCACCTACACTTCTCATTGGCGCCTGGCACACTGTGGGGTGCAGTTTGGGCCCAGAGTGTGGTGTAGCATTGTAGTCGTGCCAAGCTCAGGGAAGAAACTCAACTCCCAATCCAGcaaaacactg AGTACTGATCTCTGTCTAATGGGGAAAGAGGGGATATTCTGGTCAGACACCAGGGACTGTAATGCTCAAGTGTCTACCAGCTCCAGGAGAGAATACTACATCCCCTCTGTGGACTTACTAACAGCACAG GATCTGTTGTCATTTGAGTTGTTGGATAAAAACGTTGTGGAAGAATTGGTGAAAGTACAAGCCAACACTCCAGCTG ATATGACCCACTGTATTTCTCCACCTCCTCATCATGGATCCTTGTTTGGAAAGCATGGAAGGGGACTAAACAAAGTCAAGGCTGGATATTCAAGCGGGAAAAAAACTCAAG TGTTGCAGCCTCAGAGACAGAATGAGCCCCTGGACATTCTAGCCAATGAGGAAGGAGATGAAGACATCAGCGGGACGCAGTTTGTATGCGAGACTGTGATCCGTTCTCTCACTCTGGAGGAGGAACCAGAACGCAAGCCTAAACGCAGGGTTCGGCCCAAACTCAGCAGGCTTGATG TTCACGACCCTGCACGCTTTCAAGAGAGATCTTTACAGGCAAAGAATAACAGACCTTTGCCAATCACTAACAGGCCTGAGGATCCAGCCCCTCTGCCAAAACCAGTCATAACAGAGGAACCAGTCATGCCAG TCTTTTTGGAGGCACTGATTGGCTCAAATGAAAACCTCTACACCGACCCAGCTGTGCAGGAGGAGAATGAAGAGGAAGTGGAGAATAAGGGACATGAAAAAGAGGAAGAGGCAGGAGAGTGGGATGAGGTGAGCAGCCAGGTGTCCTCTGCCTCATCAGAGGACTACATTGTCATCCTGCCTGACTGCTTCGATACTTCCAGGCCCCTGGGAGAATCGATGTATAGCTCAGCAATGTCCCAGCCTGCAGTCCCTCTCACCAACGAGCCAGAGGCACCGCAGATCCTGAGCACTGCTGAAGGAGAGGTCGAGGAACCCACCTCTGTTTCAGCTCTTCAAAGCAGCCTGAACAGGATGCTCTGCACCTCACAGATACTGGATACTCCCCCTCTAATTCCAGAGATGGTTCCTCCACCCATAACTTTGTCACCTCCCCCATCTCTTCAAAcccacag ATCAGTGAGACCTCATGATCTTGAGTTAGGACCAGAGGCCTCTGAGGAGAACATATCATGCCAACCTGAGGATGACTCAAGTG GGTGCAGATCAGCTCATTTACAGGCCCCTGTTAGTGCCTTTGAGACCTGCAGCTCTCAGGATCTCAG TGTGCATCATGGTGGTCTGACAGAGGGGCTGGTGAAGGGAGCACTCTCTGTGGCTGCCTCTGCTTATAAAGCACTCTTCACAGGCCAAAGCACAGCTGCAAag CAGCCTGCTGTTGACCCAGCCTGTGATGATGCCTCCATGATGGCTGTTTTGCAGGAGATGGGTTTTAGTAACCAGTTGCTTAATCAGAGGTTGTTAAGGAAGCATCATTACAATTTGCTTGATGTGGTCAATGAGCTAGTGCAGTTGACTGACAGTGAATGgcacatctcaagacattag